GCCGCAGCTCATGGCCGGCTACTGGGACGACCCGGAGGAGACGGCCGCCACCGTCAGGACCCACGACGGCGGGCGCTGGCTGCACACCGGCGACCTCGGCTACCTGGACGCCGACGGCTACCTGTTCATCGTCGACCGCATCAAGGACCTCATCAAGACCCACGGCTACCAGGTGTGGCCGCGCGAGATCGAGGAGGTGCTGGCCACCCACCCGGCGGTGGCCGAGGTCGGCGTGGCCGGCGTCCCCGACGAGGCCAAGGGCGAGGTGGCCAAGGCCTGGGTGGTGCTGGCGGCGGGGGAGCGGGCCGAGGTCGAGGAGCTGCGGGCGTTCTGCCGCGAGCGCCTCGCTCCCTACAAGGTGCCGGCCGCCGTCGAGTTCCGCTCCGAGCTGCCCAAGTCGATGGTGGGCAAGGTGCTCCGGCGGGCCCTCACCGAGCCTGGATCAGCGCCCTGACCCGTGCCATCAGCTCGCAGGGGTCGAACGGCTTGACCACGAGGTCGTCGGCGCCGGCCTGGCGGGCGACCTCCTGGTCGGCGGTGATGAAGTTGGCGGTGAGCAGGATCACCGGGATGGCGGCCCCGCGCTGGTCGGCGCGGAGCCGCGCGCACACGGTGTAGCCGTCGATCCGCGGCATCAGCAC
This genomic window from Actinomycetota bacterium contains:
- a CDS encoding response regulator, producing the protein MLVADDDADIVRFVEVNLRLEGFQVLTARDGQEALNKALDLQPDVVLLDVLMPRIDGYTVCARLRADQRGAAIPVILLTANFITADQEVARQAGADDLVVKPFDPCELMARVRALIQAR